The Lachnospiraceae bacterium KM106-2 nucleotide sequence TTGGATTCTACATAACAGTAACAAGAGAGCAATTAATAATTCATACTAGTTTTATCTATAAGGAGGCTGCAATATGAAAAAACGGTATTCAGATTATGATTCAGTGATCGCTGCAAAGGATAAAAAAATCTATATCTTTCTAGCTATTATCTTTATCATTTCCGCGGCTATCTTTGTAAAATTGAATTTTCAAGATCCTTTTAAAGAATGGCCTCTTTCCAAAAAATCTATGGAGATAAGAAAGGATTTTCCTGATAACAAAGCATATGATATGAATGAAATCATGCCTGGACAGCCTTGTTTTAGAGATACAGAGCAAGCACTAGAGCAGATAAATATAGACGATAGAAAAGGAATCAATAAATTGCAGAAGGCTTATAGATTGAAAGAATTAACGGAAGATACAGCGCAAGACTATAGTGCTGCAGCAGAGTGTGAAGCTACCGGTACTAACATAAAAAGTATGACTCCTGAGGAGGAAAAGCAAATAGCGGACTTTGGATGCTTTATGGATATCTTTGAAAATAATGCGGATTGGTATCAGGATCCCAATTAAATAAAAGAGAGGAGTTCTATTGTGGGAAAAAAGAGTTCTACCAATATTCAATTATTAGGGAACACAGTTATATTGATTGCGATCGGTTTCTATTGTAATACTAATTTTAATATGAACTACCAAGCGATTACACTGGTAATTGGTTTGATTGGGGTGTTTATTAGTTTCTTCGGATTTTTTGTTAAAGATGATAAATGATCATAACATAGATCAATATGAAATAGCGATAGCAAGTATAAAAAAGCAGTTATCCTTTAAATATGGACAACTGCTTTTTTTACTTCTATAATTTCTCTCTCAACTTCACCACATTTGCCGCACTACGACGTCTAGAGTCTTCAATCGCTGCATAATGCTTTCTTGTCGTATTAACATCCTTATGTCCAAGTACATCGGCAACCAGATAGATGTCTCCGGTTTCTTGATAAAGGTTGGTACCATACGTACTTCTTAGTTTATGAGGAGTAATGTGTTTTAATCTGGTTACTAACCCAGAGTATTTCTTTACGAGAAGCTCGATGGAACGGACACTCATACGTTTCTTCTGCATGGAAAGGAAGAGCGCATTGGTATGCCCTTCACATGGGACGATCCTTCTTCGCTCATCGAGATAATCAAGTAATGCTTCTTGAACTTCATCACCAAAATAAACGATGACTTCATTTCCACCTTTTCGAATGATCTTAATGCCTCCATTTTCAAAATCCACATCGTCAAGATCTAAGCCGACACATTCGGATACACGGATACCGGTACCAAGCAGAAGCGTTAAGATGGCAAGATCTCTAGACTTCGTTATGGCATGGTATTTCTGCTGTCTTGCCGTTAACTTTTCACCGGATTCCACTTCGTCTAATAATTTCGCTACCTCATTGACATCTAAACGGATGATCTCTTTCTCGTGAAGCTTTGGTATATCGACAAGCTGAGTCGGATTCGTAAGGATCAATTCCTTCTTAAAGAAGTAGTTGTAAAAGCTTCGTAAGGTGATCAGCTTTCGTTTGATCCCGTTTTCATCGTTGATATATTCCCGATTGTCTTTAATATAAAATTTTAAATAATCTAAGTATTCTTCAATATCGACCGCTTTGACGGAATCTAAGATCTCGACTTTAAGGTCGCGTACCTCCATGCCGGATAAGGATTTGTTGTTCTCCTTTAAGAAGTAAAAAAAGATCTTTAAATCGTAGGCATAGGCGATCCTTGTTCGGGAGGAAGTAGTTTGTTCAATTCCTCGAAAATACAGCTGCGCAAACCTTGGTAGATCCGCTAATAACTCTCTAAGCTTGACTGCATTTTCTTTATTTATTTGATCCTGATAGGAAGTTTCTTTCATCTAACATTACATCCTTTCTAACTCTGTTCTGGCCATCCAGGAAGATTACCATTAATAATAGCACGGAACATTCTTGCTTTTGCTCCATTATTCTCTGTATTGATCTGTTTAACGAGATTTTTTGCATATTCTCGCTTCGTATGTCCATCTGCAGGGCAGGGACTCTTCACAACAGGAAGTTGATAGAGATTTCGAAAGCCTTTAATATCAGCTTCTTTCACATACATTAATGGTCGTATCATCGTGAGATTGGTTCGATCTAAATAGGTTACCGGCGAGAATGTGTTGAGCCTTCCTTCATAAATGAAAGACATTAACATGCTCTCGATCAGATCATCGCTATGATGGGCATAAGCGAGCTTATTGCAGCCAAGTTCAATGGCTTTACTATTGAAAGCACCTTTTCTCATTTTCGAGCAGAGAGAACACGGATTCTCTTCCTTACGTTCTTCAAATACAATTTGATAAATTTCCGTATTCACGATATGGTATGGGACATCTAATTCATGACATAATTTTTCTATGTTTGATAAATCCATTTCCGAAAAACCCATATGTACGGTAATGGCCTCAATTTCAAAATGCTTCGGGTAGAATCGTCTTAAACCGGCAAGAGCATAAAGAAGCGTTAAGCTGTCTTTCCCTCCTGAGATTCCAACTGCAATGCGATCACCCTCTTCGATCATGTGGTAATCATCGATTGCTTTTCTTGTGTAACTTAATAACTGTTGTAATTTCATCAAAAGTTCCTTTCTAACTCTATTGCGTTACTTCAATTATAGCATAAAACTAGGATTTATATCTAGATTCCCTCTATAAATAATTAGAAATATTCGGTATAATAGAATTATGAATTACAAAGGAGATTGATTATGGGATCATCAATAACGGGCAATCTGTTTGCCATTGTTTTTATATTATTCTTTCAGGCGTGTGGTATCGTTACTATGCGTTCCATCTTACAAAGACAGGGAAAACCGCTTCAAGTTTTGATCGGCAGTGTAACCGGTAGTGTGATGCTTCATTGGCTGCCAACTATTTTCGCATTTTTTATCGGGTTCAATCGAATCTCTAATTTATTAGGAGCGGCAGCAGCGCTTAGTATTACTGCGATTACTGTTTATCTGCTGCCAGTACAAGAAAAGCATAAATTAGAACTGGAAGAAACTCGAACAGTTTCTTCGTTTGTATCAAAATATGGGATTTGGTTTCTGATCATACCTACTTTTTTATTGATCGGATTGATTTTGAATACACATACCATCCAATACCGAGATGGATCGATCTATACGGGACAATGTACCTTTGGTGATATGAATCTTCACTTAGGAATCATAACGAGTATTGCAAAACAAGGAACGTTTCCACCACAATACTCCATTTTCCCAGGGGTTAAGTTATCTTATCCATTTTTAGCGGATAGCATCTCATCGAGTTTATATGTATTTGGGTGCTCGTTGCGCTTAGCATATATACTTCCAATGCTTATCGCATTCCTGCAAGTATTTTACGGGTTCTACCTATTTATCTTACAATGGTTTCATAAAAAGAGCGTAGCTTATTTTGCCTGGATCTTATTTTTCTTTAATGGCGGATTTGGCTTTGCTTACTTTTTAGATAAGATCGTGGACAACCCAGATAATGTAATGAGAATCTTCTCAGAATTTTATAAGACGCCTACGAATTTGGTAGACTATAATGTTCGTTGGGTTAATACGATCGTCGATATGCTGATTCCACAAAGAGCCACTCTTTTTGGCTATGCGATCTTATTCCCGGTGCTTGCATTACTTTATCAGGCAATGACAGAAAGAGAGCAAAGCAAGAAGAAACAGTTATTTTTAGTGACGGGATTACTCATCAGCGCGCTTCCAATGATACATACCCATTCCTTTTTAACGATGGGTGTGGTCTGTGCGGGATGGCTCCTTCGCGACGTGTTAAGAGAAGGAACCTTAAAAGAAATGGCAAGTAAAATACTTTCATTTTTACCTGTGATCATTGTGGTTTATTTGATCCTAATGGAAGTAATCTGCTTTAACAGTGCAGGTTTAGGATCAGATCAATATTTTATGATCTTAGCACTGATCCTATTAACTCTTGTAATCCTTTTAATCCTAGGAATTACATTTATGGATCAGAAGAAACGAAAGGATCTATTTATGACATGGGGAATCCTTCTTGGTGTAGTCTTGTTACTAGCTTTTCCACAGCTATTTTACTGGACGTTCCGTCAGGCATCCCAAGGAAGTTTCTTAAAAGGCTATTTTAACTGGGCCAATGAAGGAGATTCTTATATCATCTTTTATATTAAGAATCTTGGCGTCTTTTCCTTACTATTGATCCCAGCCTTATTAAAGAGTAAGAAACACGATTTTTCTATTGCTTTTCCAGCGATCGTACTTTGGATCATTGCAGAGTTTGTTGTCTTCCAGCCAAATGTATACGATAACAATAAATTATTGTTACCAGCATATGCAATCCTTTGTGGAGTCGTGGCGTCTTATGGCATCTCCTTATGGGAGTCTATCAAAGGAAGATCCATTCAAGGTTACGTAGCGGTGATCGTTCTGACCTTATGTATGCTATCGGCGCTTCTAACGATGCGAAGAGAATATGTATCGGAATATGAGCTATATGACAAGGAACAATTAGCGGTCGCAAATTATATCGAAGAGAATACGGCAGCAGATGCGATCATTCTTACTGATGAGCGACATAACAATGCAATTTCTTCCTTAACGGGTCGTAACATTGTATGTGGTACGCCATCGTTTCTCTATTACCATGGAATCCATTATAAGGATCGAGAAGCACAAGTGACTGCAATCTATCAGGATGCGAAGGCAAATCAGGATCTAATAAAAGAATTAAAGATCCAATATATATTGATTAGCCCATATGAGAGGAACAGTTATACAGACCTAAATGAAGATGCCATCGAATCTGTTGCAACTTGTATCTACAATAAAGGAGATATTAAACTATATCAAGTTCATTAATGCTTGCTATTACAAAAGACACGAAAGAAATTTTAGTGTCTTTTTCTGTATGAAAGGGAGGTATCTAACATGAAACAACTGAAGCATTCTAAAATCTATTTATTGTTTTTTCTTCTTCAGTTATTTGTACTTGTAGGATTTAATAAGCAGAAACAGCTTCCTATCTTTGGGAGTAACTGGAATACGCTGCAGACAACTAAGGCTACCTCACCAATGAAAAAAGCAAACCTAGAACCGTTTGTGTATCGGGAAATGCCTCCAATCGATTATAAATTCGAAGGGAAGGTAATTGTGATCAATCCCGGTCATCAAAAGAATCCAGATAATGAATTAGAGGCTATTGCACCAGGATCTAATCGAAAAAAGGCGAAAGTTTCAATTGGTACCAGAGGCAGAATCAGTCAAGTCCCAGAATATGCAATCAATTTATTAGTAGCTAAAAAATTGAAAGCACTCTTGGTAAAACAGGGATATCGGGTGATCCTTACAAGGGAGTCGAATGAAGTAGATATTAGTAATAAAGAGCGAACACTTCTTGCAAATCAGAACCATGCAGATCTATTACTTCATATACATTGCAATGGGTCGAATAATGAGAAACTAACGGGATCCTTAGCAATGTGCCCCACAGCAGATAGTCCATACTGCAGTAAGATATATGAGCCATCCAAGAAATTATGCGAATTAATCTTAGCTCAATTAGATCAAACTCTACAAGTTAAAAATAATGGAGTACTTGAGACTGATTTTATGACAGGAATTAATTATTCGAAAGTTCCCGTCTGTTTTCTGGAACTTGGTTATCTAACTAATCAGAAAGAGGAACAGAAGTTGATCGATTCAAGTTATCAGGACGAGTTAGCGAATGGAATTGCAAAAGGAATCAAAAGTTATTTTATCTATCGGACGTATGGGAAGTAGTGTTTATTAATATTGACAATCTATGTATCCTAATTTATAATATCAGTAATCATTCCTATTATTAGAGAAAGGAATTTCTATGAAAATTATCATATCACCAGCGAAGAAGATGGAAGTCAATACAGAACTTTTACCTGTTTTATCTCAGCCGGCTCATTTAGAGAAAGCAAATCATATCAAAGAAGTATTAATGCAATATTCGTATGAGGAGTTAAAGTCAATTTGGAAATGTAATGACAGCATCGCCGAACAGAATTATACCCGTTTAAAGGAAATGGATCTAAATCGGAATTTGACGCCGGCATTGATCGCTTATCAAGGGATTCAATATCAATATATGGCACCAACCGTATTAGAACAAACTCATTATTCCTATTTACAGGAGCACTTATATATTATGTCAGGCTTTT carries:
- a CDS encoding tRNA(Cytosine32)-2-thiocytidine synthetase gives rise to the protein MKLQQLLSYTRKAIDDYHMIEEGDRIAVGISGGKDSLTLLYALAGLRRFYPKHFEIEAITVHMGFSEMDLSNIEKLCHELDVPYHIVNTEIYQIVFEERKEENPCSLCSKMRKGAFNSKAIELGCNKLAYAHHSDDLIESMLMSFIYEGRLNTFSPVTYLDRTNLTMIRPLMYVKEADIKGFRNLYQLPVVKSPCPADGHTKREYAKNLVKQINTENNGAKARMFRAIINGNLPGWPEQS
- a CDS encoding N-acetylmuramoyl-L-alanine amidase, which gives rise to MKQLKHSKIYLLFFLLQLFVLVGFNKQKQLPIFGSNWNTLQTTKATSPMKKANLEPFVYREMPPIDYKFEGKVIVINPGHQKNPDNELEAIAPGSNRKKAKVSIGTRGRISQVPEYAINLLVAKKLKALLVKQGYRVILTRESNEVDISNKERTLLANQNHADLLLHIHCNGSNNEKLTGSLAMCPTADSPYCSKIYEPSKKLCELILAQLDQTLQVKNNGVLETDFMTGINYSKVPVCFLELGYLTNQKEEQKLIDSSYQDELANGIAKGIKSYFIYRTYGK
- a CDS encoding tyrosine recombinase XerC is translated as MKETSYQDQINKENAVKLRELLADLPRFAQLYFRGIEQTTSSRTRIAYAYDLKIFFYFLKENNKSLSGMEVRDLKVEILDSVKAVDIEEYLDYLKFYIKDNREYINDENGIKRKLITLRSFYNYFFKKELILTNPTQLVDIPKLHEKEIIRLDVNEVAKLLDEVESGEKLTARQQKYHAITKSRDLAILTLLLGTGIRVSECVGLDLDDVDFENGGIKIIRKGGNEVIVYFGDEVQEALLDYLDERRRIVPCEGHTNALFLSMQKKRMSVRSIELLVKKYSGLVTRLKHITPHKLRSTYGTNLYQETGDIYLVADVLGHKDVNTTRKHYAAIEDSRRRSAANVVKLREKL